The Erigeron canadensis isolate Cc75 chromosome 1, C_canadensis_v1, whole genome shotgun sequence genome segment GCGAAATAGTAAGAAAAGCAGAACAACTAGTGGAAGTGAAGATGAAAGGAAACGATGCATCCCACGATGCTGCTCACGCTTTCCGTGTTCGCGATCTCGCCCTCTCCCTTGCTcttgaacaacaacaacaatcccATCCTCCTTCCAACTCACCAATTTCACTACAAatcgtatgtttttttttttttttttttttttttttttttaatacatttcaTACATACAgatacaaaaatacaaaatattataaCAACTGTTGCTGCAGGTTGAGCTAGCTGCACTCCTACACGATATAGGAGACTACAAATACTTGAGGTACGTAGTTTCTCTATTTGATTCACATTATTTAATATCAGGTCTGCTTTTACACTAACTAAAGAAGTAAAGTGAAGTAACTTCCAATGCCTGTCTCCCACGGGTTTTttggtcccaataccgtcttcaaCGGGGGAGGTTAATTGggatgtaatttttttataggGTTTAATACCTCAAAATGCAAACAATTTTACACGAACTGTCATAGTGTGTACCAAACTTCAATCTTGTGCATTTTAagtaatgaatttttaaatccggtTATTGTATGTAGTATGTACCTTACTAATCAATAACTTGCAAACTGACACCGTGGAccagcttatatggttgccatATATACCTAGATACATACAATAAccgggatttgaaagttcattacatacaatgcacatgatTTAAGTTTCATACACACTATGACAAATCGTGTTAGGGTGTTTACGTTCTGAGATACGAAGCCCCTTTATTTCTATGACAATTTGATTAATTAGTACTTCATGTTTTCATTACCTTCACTTCCTTTCGGTTGCAAATAATTTATGCCGATATCCTTTTATTTGTGATGCAGGGATCCATCTGAGGAGAAAATTGTAGAGGATTTTCTCGAAAAAGAGGGTATGGATATGGATACAAGCAGCAAAATTTTAGCTATTATAAAGGGAATGGGTAAGCTCATTTTACTAAGCTCCATTTTAGTTAATAGTTTGTATTCATACGCACACACACAAGGAATCATTTGATGGGGTCAAAGTTCATATCTTCATATTCACCGAGTATAttgatttaactttaaaaaaattgatgtgTTAAATCTGTGTATTACTGTCAACTTCATTTGAATTTTTATCTAGTACTTCaatcatatatgtattgtaAAGGTTTCAAAGAGGAAGTAAGTGGACTCGCCAATGGTTCTCATATACCGGAGTTTGGTATTGTGCAAGATGCTGACCGCCTTGATGCAATTGGTGCTATTGGTATATCCTCATCTACTCTTTAGGTCTCGGAACTAATCAGTTGTTCTCTTTTAGTGTTATAATTCTGCTAACACAATGTCATATGATAGTTATATAAGCATTTTGAGGCTGCTTACATGTGGGCATGCTAAAATATTTAACCATAACACATCATGGTTGCAGGAATTGCTCGTTGTTTTACCTTTGGTGGAAGTAGAAACAGAGTGCTTCATGATCCTAGTATTCAGCCCCGAGTGGACTTGTCGAAGACCCAATACATGAATAAAGATGAACAAACAACTGTGAATCATTTTCACGAGAAGCTCTTTAAGCTTAAGGATTTAATGAAAACAGAGGTAAATTTATATTCTCGCTTCTATAAATGCATCAAAGTCTAGAACAAAATTGGCAGCTCTAGATACTATAATCGACCTTTTCATAAATCTGTCATCGTTTTGTGCATCTCTTTCAATCACACATCTGTCTAAAAGGGAGTTATTGCCTGATTTGAAAATTCACATTCACATATGGTATTACATTTGTTGTCAAAATTGgtcatatataagtttttagttTAGGAGCATATCAAATTTGAAGATGATCATTGATTATTGAACAATCAAAACTCAAGATagactcctttttttttttccaataaattaatttttctaaaGATCGGAAATATTTGTTGACTCTCAGGCTGGGAAAAGAAGAGCTGAAAAAAGGCACAAGTTTATGGAGGAGTTTCTAAAAGAATTCTATGAAGAATGGGAAGGGAAAGCATGAGTATCAGCaacaaatcttttattttatatgtaagtTACAATAAAATGCATttccatttttttcttcttccccTGTCTACTTATCATCTTTCTGCATTCTGTGCAATACAATATcgacttataaatatataatgatccAAAACAAAAAATCTTAGGAAAAGAATAAGTAATATAGAACACATAAACATCACACATCACTAGTAGCTCAATATTTCATGTTGTGATACATCTGGAGTTCAGACTTATTACGCTTGCAAAGCTTCACTTTTAGCCCATGCTTCATGTACATAGTGAGTGCAAGCTTTGGAGCTACCGGATGATTTTCTTTCACCACCACTTTATACCGGTATAAGATGGAGGCAGCAGCAAATTTCATCTGGTAGTAGGCAAAGTCTTTCCCCAAGCACAACCTCGGGCCACCATTAAAGGCGGTAAATTTGTAGGCTGATTCACTCATGAATCGACCGTCCCTTAGCCATCTCTCTGGCCTGAATTCTCTGCAGTCCTTTCCCCATATTGCTTCCATTCTTCCCATTGCATAGATGGCGTAAACAACTTTTGTCCCTTTTTTCAAGACCGTTCCATCTGGAAATACATCATCTTCAACAACCtgtatattgtatatttgaAGGGGAAACAATTTAATGAGCTTATGGTTTTAATATATCCCAAGGTAGCAGTTTTGACTTTTAGCCAATTGAGTTATGACTGGATCAAATTGGGTTGTATTTTCCTTCTAACAGGTCAAATTAATAGATTTAGCCGAAAGGGGATAGGGTTAAATGGGGTAAATAGGTTGAAATTGGCTGAATCtatatttaacacacacaaccttctaaatatatatgatatataacaCACGCAACCTTCTAATATATTTAACTTGATGATTTGGATAATAATGTGATAGTATACCTTTTGTATTCATATTGAACACATTGGTCATTAATAGATAAGATTTCAAAAATAGGCTACAAAGTGTGTGGATCGGTGCAACTGAACAGGCCCATTCCGACCCGTTTCAACATGGAACTGTTTCGACTGTTTACCCAGCCCACCTGACCCACCCATCGTGCAACCTTGACTAACAAGAGATTGACCAAGTAGTTGATCATTGAGGCCCGGTTCTCATAAAGCTTAAGAAATCAATCATGTAATTGA includes the following:
- the LOC122601218 gene encoding uncharacterized protein YpgQ — encoded protein: MVKHTYTHTVKQKERKGKERRGKMREKSEIVRKAEQLVEVKMKGNDASHDAAHAFRVRDLALSLALEQQQQSHPPSNSPISLQIVELAALLHDIGDYKYLRDPSEEKIVEDFLEKEGMDMDTSSKILAIIKGMGFKEEVSGLANGSHIPEFGIVQDADRLDAIGAIGIARCFTFGGSRNRVLHDPSIQPRVDLSKTQYMNKDEQTTVNHFHEKLFKLKDLMKTEAGKRRAEKRHKFMEEFLKEFYEEWEGKA